Proteins found in one Canis lupus baileyi chromosome 18, mCanLup2.hap1, whole genome shotgun sequence genomic segment:
- the LOC140609308 gene encoding olfactory receptor 2G6: MEESNNSSEKGFLLLGFADDPQLERILFVIILLFYILNILGNTAIILVSYLAPILHTPMYFFLSNLSCVDICFTTSVAPQLLVTMNKKEKNMSYGGCVAQLYVAMGLGSSECILLAVMAYDRYAAVCRPLQYITIMHPQLCASLAIIAWLSGLITSLIQCSLTVQLPLCGHRKLDHIVCEVPVLIKLACVDTTINEIELFVASVIFLIVPVSLILVSYGFITKTVLRIKSAAGRRKAFGTCSSHLIVVIIFYGTIIFMYLQPAKSSSKNQGKFVSLFYTIVTPVLNPIIYTLRNKDVKGALRTLVMRNVLVSKNT, translated from the coding sequence ATGGAGGAAAGCAACAACAGTTCTGAAAAGGGATTTCTTCTGCTGGGATTCGCAGATGATCCCCAACTAGAAAGGATCCTTTTTGTCATAATTTTGCTTTTCTACATCTTGAACATTCTGGGGAACACTGCCATCATTTTGGTGTCTTATTTAGCCCCCATACTCCACACTCCAATGTACTTTTTCCTTAGCAATCTCTCTTGTGTGGACATCTGCTTTACCACCAGCGTTGCCCCACAGTTGCTGGTTaccatgaataaaaaagaaaaaaacatgagctATGGTGGATGTGTGGCCCAGCTCTATGTGGCTATGGGGTTGGGATCCTCTGAATGTATTCTTTTGGCAGTCATGGCTTATGATCGATATGCTGCTGTCTGCCGGCCTCTGCAATACATAACTATTATGCATCCTCAGCTTTGTGCTTCCCTGGCCATCATAGCATGGCTCAGTGGTCTTATCACCTCCTTAATTCAATGCTCCCTTACTGTGCAGCTGCCCCTTTGTGGTCATCGCAAACTGGACCACATTGTCTGCGAGGTTCCTGTGCTCATCAAACTGGCCTGTGTGGACACAacaatcaatgaaatagaactcTTTGTGGCCAGTGTGATTTTTCTAATTGTCCCTGTGTCACTCATCCTAGTCTCCTATGGCTTTATAACAAAAACTGTGCTGAGGATAAAATCAGCAGCAGGGCGCCGGAAGGCCTTTGGGACTTGTTCTTCCCACCTGATTGTGGTCATCATTTTTTATGGAACCATCATCTTTATGTACCTTCAGCCAGCCAAAAGTAGCTCAAAAAACCAGGGaaagtttgtttctcttttctacaCCATAGTCACCCCAGTCTTAAACCCCATTATCTATactctgagaaacaaagatgtgaaagggGCCTTGAGAACACTGGTGATGAGAAATGTTTTAGTTTCAAAAAATACATGA